The genomic interval TCAATTCATCTTTCATTTTCACAATCAACTCCCGCTTTTGTTTTAATGTAATCGTAGCCAGCGCTTTGCTGCCGTCAAGATTCGTGAATGAAACCTTGGAACCGTCGTCATTGCTGATCCAAAGCTCCAGCCCTTCATCGGAAGGCTTTAAGGCGACATTTGCCGCCGAAACATTATTGAGGTTCAGAACGATCGAACCGACTTCGAATGCAACCGGAATGTGAAGCAAGGCGCGAATTTGTACAACCTCAGCCCCGATCGGGAAATCATCCATGAGTAAATCCACTTCATATGTGCTATCCCTCTTCTTGCTAAGCTCTACCGTCTCTTCCTTCAGATAAGCCGACAGCTTCACATCAGGCCGCTGCTCCGATTCATTCCGGTTAGCTTGCAATTGGCTTAGAAGGAATATCGCTGTGGCGGTCACTGCAAGGGCGGCAATGATTCCAAAGCGCTTCTTGCTTGTCAAAAAGCTTTCACCTCTTTCCCTATTATTGAACATAGTAAGGTTAACCTCGGCAAGGAACAACCCGCCAAGTTCTCAGTCATTACCCGTCAATTTCTAGTTGTTATGCAGATGAATCCGATCACGAAGCGAAATAGCAATTCGATCAGCACCGCCAACTAACAGCCTTCGGTCTTATTGCAGGTTCCATTTATTTCGATATTCGGAAGGTGACATTTGCTCCAGCTTATCGAATTGTGTGATGAAGTAATCGGAATTGTTAAACCCGACACGCTCTGCCACCTCGTATATGCGCAAGTCCTTAATCCTCAACAATTTTTTCGCTTCTGTAATTCTCACCTGCTGCAGGTATTCATTAAAGTACACACCGTATTTTTTTTTGAAAAGCTGTCCCAAATAAGCCGGATTCAAAAAAAATTGACCAGCAATGATTTTTAAACTAATATTTTTGCTGTAATTTTGGTCGATGTACGTTTTGATTTTGTGAATTCTCCCCTTCCCGTAGGTTCTGTATAGCATGTTGATCAAATCGCTTGCTTCGAAAACGAAAGCGTTAAGCAGCCGTTTGATCTCGTCTAATGTGACATTGTAATCATACCAATTAATAATTGGTTCAAAGGACGTCAGCTCGGTTTCATCACCTTCCATGCTTCTAATCGATATACAAATTAATAACACGCAGTGTACGATGCTTGTTTGGATCGCCTCGGACGAGAAACGTTTCTCGCGAAATTCAGAAAATATCCGATTAACGACCAGTTTGATTTCATATGAATCATTCTCCTCTACTGCCTCTACCAACTTCCGACATAGGTCGCCGTCTAATTGTCCGTAAACCAATGTTGTTTCTTTCACTTCGCTATATGCAATGAAACACTCGGCGCTTCTGTAATACTTGCTAGTTACTGCTTTCTTGGCGCTTGCATACGATTCCTTGATCTTATCCAATTGCTTGACCGTTGTTCCCGCGTAGGCACGATACGGAAGCCCATAGCGATGTTCGAGCCGCATTAATAAAAGCTCCATAAACGTCTTTATGCTTCCTCCAACGCCAGCAAGATACATTGAGGGAACGATCAACCCATAGGTTCTTCCGTGTTCGTATATAAACGGCTCTGTCGCTCTTGGGACGATTTGCTGTATCGCATCCCGAATGTCTGCCCGAATTTTCTCCTTTAACGGAAACTTCCTTCCGCTCCAAGGATGAACGTTATTCAGCTCAATTAACGTGTATGTAAACGCCTCTGATCCGATCGCCATTTCCAGCAGTATGCTTTCCTCTTTCGCAGTCCCCGTCGATTCTCCCCTGATCAATGTTTCAATCTGCTTCTGGTTCTTCAGCATGCGTTTACGCACTTGAAGCTGTTTTTTCTTCTCCAGCTTGCCGTGCAGCTTCACAAGTGCATAAACAAAGTCATCTTCGTCGATAGGCTTAAGCACATAATCCAATACGCCCAAACGAACGGCCTACTGCGCATAACAGAAATCGGTATGCCAGCTTATTATAACGAACTCGGTATCGAGCTTCTCCCCCTCCGCAGCTTGGATTAAGGCAAGACCGTCGAGTACGGGCATTCGGATATCAGTAATGACAAGATCGGGTTTTTTGTCTCTAATCATGGCAAGCGCGTCCTTGCCATTAGCCGCTTCACCGATCACTTGATAACCGTTGCCCTCCCAATCTATCTTTCCTATAAAGTCTTTGCGGAAAAATAGTTCGTCGTCGACAATAATAACGCTATGCATGAGGCAGCCCTCTCTCTTCGAAAATTGAAAAGTGCTATATTTTTTAAAGTAAACGCTATAATTCCTTAAGCATCGACCATGTTATGATATGTTCAAAAAAATGTACTGTGGAGGTTGCGACAATGTCAGACTCAAACCAAGGTGCTTTCCATACAGGCAGCTACAGAAATCTATTCAAGGAACTTGGGTATTCCTTTCAGGAAATCGAAAGCAAGCTCGAGCAGGCTTGGAACGAGCTGTTCTATGGCAACCCTGAAATGCGCATCTATTACCCTTTGGGCGACGACAAAGGGTATCTTCTAGATACCGGCAATCTGGATGTACGCTCAGAAGGCATGTCTTACGGCATGATGATGGCGGTGCAAATGAACAAAAAAGATGAATTCGACAGACTATGGAACTATGCGAAGACGTTCATGCAGCATAAGGACGGGCGTTACAAGCATTACTTTGCGTGGCATTGCAAGCCGGACGGCTCTCGTATTTCGCAAGGTCCAGCACCCGACGGGGAAGAGTTTTTCGCCATGGCCTTAATTTTCGCCTCCAACCGCTGGGGTAACGGGCCAGTGCCGTTTGATTATTCCGAGCAAGCCAAAACAATTCTGCGCGCATGCATCCATCAGGGAGAGAACGGCGAAGGCGACCCGATGTGGGATCCAGCAACTAAGCTGATTAAATTCATACCTGAATCGCCGTTTAGCGATCCCTCCTATCATCTCCCGCACTTCTATGAATTGTTCGCGATTCATGCCGATGAACAGGACAGGCCGTTCTGGAGAGATGCCGCAGAAGCGAGTCGCTCTTACCTGCATGCCGCCTGCCATCCGGAAACGGGACTCTCCCCCGAATACGCGAACTATGACGGAACGCCTGCAGTACCTCAGCGGCACGGCGACTTTCGGCATTTCTTCAGTGACGCTTACCGCGTAGCGGCGAATATCGGACTTGACTATGAATGGTTCCGCAAGGACCCATGGCAAATCGATCAGAATAATCGCATCCAGGCGTTCTTCCGCAACATCGATGTTTCCGACTATCGTCGCTATACAATCGAAGGCAAACCATTTGATGAACCGGCGCTGCATCCGATCGGCCTTCTCGCCACGAATGCAATGGCTTCTCTCGCTGCGGACGGACCCGATTCCGCCTATTTTGTCCGCTTGTTCTGGGACACGCCCCTCCGTACCGGCGAGCGGCGCTATTACGATAATTGCCTGTATTTCTTCAGTCTGCTGGCATTAAGCGGCAACTACCGTATTTATTAAACAATTTCACAAGGTGAAACGGCTGTCGCCGTCATTTGGCGGCATGGCTCGATTTATTCCGAGTTATATAAGACTTCTTTATTGTGTAAAACATATAAAGTCTTACATTTCAATAAGAAAGCGGCAATCGTCTCCCTTGCTAACACGAGGAAACGATCGCCGCTTTCTTCATCTTTCATCCATCCGCAAGATTGCGATCCGCGGCATCGCTCGGCCTCTCGTTACATCAATTTATCGTCTTCAAGATACATCCACAACCTGACGAATCATATGTTTTTACCCTTCAAATTGTAGTACTGCAACAACCGGCTGCGCGCAGAAACAATAAACAAGGCGAAAGGATAAGAGAAACCTTATCCTTTCGCCTTGTTCATTGGAATTCATCTATACGTTGAGTGAATCGCGATACTCTTGGGGCGTCATACCCGTCACCTTCTTGAAGAAACGCGTGAACGAATGAGCGGCTTCATACCCTACTGATACGGCAACCTCTCTTACCTTCAAATCGTTGTCATGCAGCAGTTCCTTCGCTTTTCTTGCTCTGCAGGTGTCGATATATTCAGATAGATTAATGCCTCGTTCCTGCTTGAAGAAACGCGACAGATAGGATGGATTGAAGTAGTGGATTTCCGCAAGCCTTACCAAAGAAAGGTCCTCCCTCAGATGGTCGTCGATGTACTGGCAGATTCGGTCAATAACTTGCGAGGTTCTGTCCCGCTCATCGCTCTGCTTATATCGGAAAATCGCTTCCGCGGTTTGCTTCAAATACTCGAACCCCTCCTTCATCGAGGCATGGCAGTCCAGTCGCATCAGCTTCCCGTGATCATCAAGGCGGCTTTGCAGCCCCAGCTTGTTCAAGCACGAGTAGAGTATCAGAGCAACCGAATAATAAGCTTCGATGGATCGCTGCGCTTGCTCGTTGTGAAGCAGCGCCACTCTCGACAATTGCTCCCAATCAGAATAAAACTCTTCCGCGCGGCCAGCCTCCAAATGTGCAGCCATAATCTCTACTTTACGGCTCGGTACGAATGCTTCTTTCCCCGAAAACCCGTCCATATTCTCATCATGATCCCTTAGAATCATGCAAATGCCAGTTCCGATCCTAAGCTGCTGCAGTCGGCGCAGTCTCTCATATTGCTGGGTGACGGCCGTCCAATCGCAGCTTGCTCCGCTTATTGTCAACGTGATTTCCAGTTTAAGAGAGGAGAGGCAGGCTTCTTGGATAAGCTCGAGTACCCCCTCGATATAACATGCAAAGTCGACCGCTGGTTTCTCACCGCTTTCACTTCCAGGCTGTATGAACCACATAAGGTCACCATGCCGATCGACAATTCCGATGCTCTTCACATGTTCCTTCAGCAAGGAATCCCATATCGTCCTGGCCGAAGCAAGCAGCTTGCTCCTCTCCGTATACGTCATGCCGGACGGGTACGACAACCTAGCAAGCACGAGCATGACAGTTTTCGTTGGGTCCAGTCCGATATTCAAATGGCCGAATTCCTCCATGAGCTCCTTCTGCTCCGAACAGAGCGAATCGCTCTCATGCAGCAGTTGCCTCATATAATCGCCTTGCGCCATGAACTCGTATGCATACTTCTGCTCACGTGATTGCTCAAGCAACATGTTCTCGACCGTGCTTCGCTGAATATCGAGCAAGGCGCCCCGGACGGCTTCCGTCACTTTCGCATACCCTTCTGTCTTCAGCAAATAACGGACATCCGGCATTTGAAATGCCCGGTAAGCAAAATCGAATTCGCTATGTCCCGTAAGGAAAATGACCTTGCATCTCGGCCAATACGTCAATATTTCTTCCGACAACTCCAGTCCGTTCTTGCCCGGCATGGCGATATCAGTCATTACAATATCGATGCGCGTTCGCGACATCCACTCCAAAGCTTCCTTAGCAGAATACGCCTTGCAAACGTCCAATTGATCCGGAATGAGCTTGCTCAACACCTCATAAAGTCCGTCGGTTATAATTTCCTCGTCATCGACGATTAGTAGCCGGTGCATCCCCATCCGCCTCCTTTGAATTTATGCGTATTTCGACTCGCAAGCCACCTAACTCACTTCTTGATAGAAACAAGCCGCTGCCTTCGCCATAGGTCAGTATAATCCGACGGTGGATATTAATGATCCCTGTCATTTCATGCGCTTCCCCGTTATTTGCCATTTGACCGTTCAAAGCGTCGATTAGATCGTCGTCGATCCGGCTTCCGTTGTCTTCGACGACAATCATAGACTCCTGCTCATTCCGTACAAAGAAGATGCGCAGAAAGCCCTCCTCCGACATTTTCTCAAGACTATGTTCATACGCGTTCTCGATAATCGGCTGAACGATAAGCCTTGGTACACGTATGCGCTCCATTTCCTTCGGCAGCTCGTCGAACTGTACGCTTATGCGTCTAGAAAACCTAAGCTTCTGGATCTCGGTATACATCCTTGCATGCTTGATTTCCTCCGAAAGGTAAACATTATCCTCCCCATTGCGCGTAATGAATCTGAAATATTCGCCCAGCATATTTGTAAAAAGCTCGATACGATCCGTATCGCCCGTTTTGGCAAGCGAATTAAGGATAAAGAAGCTATTGTACAGGAAATGCGGGTTAATCTGTGACTGCAGCTGCTTCAGCTCAGCCTTCTGCATCATCAGCTTCTGCTTAAAATCCTGATCGATCAGCGTCTGCAATTTGTTCAGCATCTGATTAAAACGATCATATAAATAACCGAACTCGTCCTTCTTCTCGTGATCGATCTGAATATCCAGCGTGCCGCCTTCCATTCTGCGGAAGCTCTGAACAAGCAGCAGCAGCGGCCGATGAACGAGCCTGTATGTCGAGAGAGAATAAACAACTATAGCGAGAATCGACGTGCCCGTGAACAGCCAAGCCCATAGATTAAACTTATTAAGCGGCCTTTTGACCGTCTCCTCCGGCAAATACGTGACGACCGAAAGCCCTAATTCCGGTGAATTGGCTTTGTCGACATGATACGATTGTCCATTTACTTTCAATAGCAGGGAACTTTCTTTCGAAAGACGAGTTGTTTGCAAATATTTGTCCAAAATAACGCTAGAATTGTCGTTGCCAAGCAGCGTAAAATCCACCTCATCGGCGATCAAAAAAGAACCGCTCTCAGCATAAACGCTCAGTTGATTTAACGATTCCTTCAGCTTCGCCGTATCGAGCTCGATCTGCACGATATAAAGCGGCTCTTCCCCCTTCCTTCCCCCGAACTTGGAGGCGCTTAGATGAAGTGAATCTCCCTGCCTGATGAGACGCTTCGCCCCGTTTCGTTCCGACACGGCACGGATCTGATCATACCTTCCTTGCTCGAGATCGTGAACGGCATTGCCGAATGAGAGCGTTTTGCCGATGGAGGGGATATGAACGTATATATCCTTCATATAAGCGCTGCTGTTCTTAATGGAGGTCAGCCGATGAACCAAGTAGTCCATGCTCTCCTTCTTCTCGACGCTGTCCATCATATCCCACGTTACCGCGACTTTCGTAAGCTCTCCTTCCTGCAGCATATCGAATTGCTGAACCTCCAGCCATTCCACCTCGCGGTTCATGTCCTCAAGATACGATGACAGCTGCGCCAAGGTGTTTCTGGAAATGTCCTGGCTCGCGTTGGTGTAGCTCCAGTTATATAAATAAACGCCAAGTAAGATAATAGGCAAAATAACGACGAGATGCATGATAACAAGCCTTAAAAACAAAGCATGGCGCATGGAATTGACGGGTATCTTAAGCAATCTTACACAACTCCTCGCAAGCAGCTTTATCTATGGAGGGAACAAGGAATACTAAAGGAACGCCATGAGAGAACCTACTTCTTATCTAGGATGTACCGTCTTTCTTGGTATACCACTCGTTTACCTCAGCCGTCATCTGCGATCCGCCTAATCGATGCCATTCTTCGACGAAGCGGTCAAATTCCTCGATAGGCCGTCCGAGAATAATGTTCATATATGTTTTATGCTTCAAATCGTCCAATATGGATTGCTTCTCGATAATCGCTTGCGTCGGAACGCCGACGAACTTCTCGTAGAGCAGCTGATTGTTTTTTTCATACTCCCTGAAGATGGAGAACGCCCCCTTGGGCCCGTAAGTACGTTCCCACCCCCAGCCGGTTACGTTGTTTTTAGTCAAATACGCATCGATATTTTTTTTGATCGCTTTAGCTTCATCATGCAGCACCGCTTCGTCTCCCGTGGTCCGGAATTCATCCAGCTGCAGAAAAGCCTCGTAATTTTTGAGCAATGGCGCGGGAGTAAAAGGCGAGAGCTGCCATGCTGGATACGGAGTGCTGTAGTAGGTTTCGTATTCCGCTGTAACGCCCCAATTTTTCTCTAGATGCAAATTGATCATTTTCACGATCGCTTCGGGGTGCTCTACCCCTTTTTTGACGGCTAGAAACTGCGTAGTCGCAAAGCGAAGCGGTACTTTGGGCTTCTGGCCGCTATCCGACACAATAGGGAATGGCTGCCAGTCCGCATCGGCATCCTTTTCGTAGCTTGCTTGAACCAAGAATGAACCCCATTGCTCTCCGAACATCATGCCGATTTTCCCTTCCGAGATCATCGCCTTCTCTTTACGGCCGTCCTTTAACGCAAATTCCGGATCAATTTGTCCATCGCGGTACATCTGCTGAAGAACGGCTAGCGCTTTTTTCACTTCCGGCTGAACGGCTCCATTCATAAGCTTGCCCGTATCATCCTCCAGCCAAATGTTTGGGTAAGCGCCGTAACCGGCCATAAAATCCAAAGCCCCCATAACGGGATCCCACAAATATTGCGTTAGCGCCAGCCCGTACGTGTCGTTTTCGCCGTTTCCGTCGGGATCGTTTTCTGTAAACGCTTTCGAAATTGCGAGCAAATCATTCATCGTCTCTGGCGGCTTTAAATCGAGCCGCTTCAGCCAATCGGTCCGTATCCATAAGTATTGGGCGCCTTCGATCGATGCCGACGTTTCTGGTATCGCCATCAGCTTCCCGTCAATCGTTGCCGCCTCAAACGGCCCCGTCCCTTCCTGGTTCAGCACATCCTTGGTGAACGGCGCTGCATACTGCTCGTACACGCTGGTTAAATCCTGCATGAGTCCTTCGTTTGCCAATTGCCGCAACTGCTGCGCATTCACTCTGACGATATCGGGTATGTTGCCCGATGCTAACGCAGATCCTAATTTTTGTTGATAGAGATCCCTTTTGGCAGTCCATTCGTACTTAACCCGAATGCCAAGCACATCCTCGTATAGCTGGCTCCACCGATTGTTATCGAGTGTCTCCCCCGGAAAATTGGCTATCAAATCCGTAAAGTCTTCGTCTATTTCCCGTACGAGCGAAATTTCGATCGGAGGATTATATTTGGTTAAGCCTAAATCCGAATACATCGATTGTTCCGTACCTTCGGTATCAGGCTTCTCTGCCGCTTCCTTATTTTCGCACGCCGTAAGCGTCTGCATAAACATGAATACGGCGAGCATGAGCGCAGCCTTATTCCAAATTCGCTTCCGCAAGATGACAACCCCATTTCTCGACAACGAATTAATCATGCATGTTTATTATTCTCCATGATTGATCACCAAAAAATCAAGAGCCAATCCTTTATAATGTTACCCAATCTTTACTTGATGAAAAAAACGAGGCACAAATCGGAACCCGATTGCCGATAGCATGCAAAAAACACGCCGGTTCTGGCGTGTTTCATGTAGGCCTATTATTCCTCTCCCAGCTTAAGCGCTTGGCTAATTCGCGTACGCGACAACCGGTAGACGAGAATCGACAAGCCGATGCCAATCGTGAGCCCAACAATGCCATAGAGCTGCACATAATCTCCCAGCTTGCGCACGATTTGGAACGGCGGCACTTGCTCCGTTGTTGCGAAAGACATTTCGAACAGCGGAACGTATAGATCGCTCGTCAAGTTGCCGATATAGACGCCGATAATGATTGCGGCTCCCGAGGTGAGCGCCTGCTCGCTGACAAGCATGCCGAATACCTGGTAGAACGGAATGCCCATTGCCTGCAGCACTCCGTATTGAAGCGTGCGTCCGGATAAGGTCAGTACCCAGAAGATCAAGAAGCCGAAGAAGCAGATGAGCATCGCAACGGCAAAACCAAGCGTCATAACGCCGTTCATTGCCATCCGCAGCGGAGCGTTCGCGGACTGTATCAATTCCTGCTTTGCGTCACGGACACCCACAAGCGGAATTCCTTTCTCCGCAAGCTGATCGTAGATATGCGAGCTGGAAATGCCGGCCTTCAGCTTATACCATACCTCGTATGGCTCGAGTCCAATCCGATTCTGAATTGTACCCAGATGTCCAACGATCAGATGAGGTTTCTCCGTCTCCTTGTCTCCGAACGACCTTTCGGAAGGTAGAGGATTCCATGTCGGCCAATAGTCGATAATGCCATATACAGTGAACAGGGCTTGGGATTGTCCCTGCCAATAAACCCGAATATTATCGCCCGGCTTTACGCCGTGCTCCTCGGCAATGGAACGAGAGACGAGCACCGCCATCGGGTCTGGCGCAATAAGATTAAGATAGTTGTTAATGTGAGAATCAAGCAATCCGTCTTTCATCCAGACCGTCTTGCCGTAATCCAACGTGTCGATGCCGATTATCGTCATAACGCCTGAGCTCTTGTTTTTCGTTTCTACGAAAAACGCGTCTTCCTTCCTGAACACTTTGGCTGCCGATTCCACGCCATCCAGCTCTCTCATCGGCTGGATGGGCGGCTCAATGTACTTCATTTGCTTCGAATTCGGTGCCAGACTTGCTTGACCTCCGGAATCGGACTCGTAGGTTTCCCACTTGGCCTTCACCGTGATATCCGCGCCGATAGCATATTGGATTTTACTTTCCATATTATCGTTAATTGTCCGCGCTGCATTGGCACTGAACAACCCTGTCGCTACAGTCATAATTAGAAACACCTTGATCGTCAAATATTGGCCGGATGAGCGACTGATCTGCACAAGCGAATGGTAAAGCGACGGCGGCCACCATCTGCGACCAGCCCAATATAAGAACCGAATGAACCATGGATAGACGCGAAGCGCCAATAGCCCCCCGCCAAGCGCGAACATTGCGGGCATGAAGAACAGCAGAGGATCAACCTGCAAGACATTGGCATCGAGCGCAAGCCGCTGCAAATCGTCCATTCGTTTATTGAAGTTAATCAGTAAATAGATGGCCAATCCGACCAAAATAATATCAATTCCGCTCTTGTACCAGAACGAGAGCTTAGCTCCTCGAGCCATCTTCTGCTTGTGGCTAACGATGCTGACGCGAGTAGCCATAAATGCCGGAATCAGGATCAGCACAAGCGCCGCACCAACGGCAACCGCTCCAATCTTGTAAGACTTGCTGCTCAAGCTGATCTCAAGCGCCGAACGCTGGACGAACTCCAGAAAGCCGCTGGAAGCGCCCAGCAATTGTGTAAATTTCACGCCAAGAAACGGTCCGATCGCAAGTGCACTGAGGCCAAGAAGCAAGCCTTCTACGGTATAAGCCGTCATCAGCTGCGTACGGCTTGCTCCTCGGCTGCGCAGCACGGATATTTCCGTCTTCTGCTGATTAATAATCAGGTTTGCAACCATATATAAATAGAAGGAGAGCATTAGCATGACGGGCGTGTACAACGCCAACATCATAACGGTCAGTTGACTCTCCGTCGAATGATATGATGCCGCTGTCGGCGTTGCCGGAATTTCGACCTCGGCAATGCCGATATAACCTTGGAAAAAACGTCGAATCTCGGTATCCGCCTTAACGAGCTGATCGATAAACTCAACGTTCAATTGCTCATATTCCATAGCATAACGCCATTCAAGGAAAGCGATTGCCGCTTTGCCTCCTTGTACAAACTCGCGCTCGAACGTCTCGAATGGAATCATGAATCCGTCAACGACCTCTTCTGCAACAAAAGGCAAATATGGCTCCGCATTTGGATCGGTTACAATAAGTCCAACAGGGATTACACGGAAGCGTGCACGATCCCCTGTCATCACTTCGGCGATCAGTTCTTCTCCGAGCTCCCTCTTCGTCGACAGCAAGAAGCGTTCTGTAACGAGCGCCTCGTAGACGCCGTCCGTTCGATCGACGGGCATCCGTCCCTCAATAAGAAGAACCCGATGTTCCATGTCCGTCAGCGTCCTAAAGCCGCCTGTCGCATTCAGCACTTTCTTCTCTTGCTCCGACGCGTCCGCCCCGTATATTTTCATTTTTGATGTAAATCTTTGTTGGTAGAACGCTCTTGCTTCCATACCCAACCGCTCGGGTATCGATTGTACGAATTGATCGGCCTCGGCGATCTGGCTTCTCGTCTTCTCGTCCGTCGTCTTGGAGGAGACGGTCGTACTAATTCCTACATATCCAGGAAATACAGCTTCCCTCTCTTGAAGCTGCTGGAGCTCCCTCAGCAACGTCCGCTGCAGGATGGCATCAGAATAAAGGGGCATCGAGCAGAATAGAGCCACACATACAGTCAGACCGAACCACAAGTTCAGCTGCAGCCACTTATTATTCACCATCTTGCGGAGAATCATCGTCCATAATGCCATATATACACCCCCGTCCTTGATATGAAGTTCATAGCAGGTTGGTTTGAAACCTAGATTATCGGTAAGCCAATGACTGCAATTCGAACATTCGGCTATATTCCCCTTGCAAGCTTAGCAATTGTTCATGTGAGCCTTGCTCGACTAGTGTGCCATTCTTCATGACTAGAATATGATCCGCCATTCGGCAGCTTCCGAGTCGATGAGAGATGAGCAGCGTAATGCGTCCTTCGGCCAGCTCCGTGAATCGCTTGAACAACTCCGCTTCAGCCATCGGGTCCATGGATGCTGTAGGCTCGTCAAGTACCATAATTGCAGAATCTCGCATAAACGACCTTGCGAGGGCAAGCTTCTGCCACTGGCCGACGGACAGCTCGTGCCCCCCATCAAAAATCGGGCCGAGCAACGTATCCATGCCGTCCGGAAGCCCTTGTACAACGTCCGCGGCACCGGACCGCGCGGCAGCCGCCTCAATTGCGGCCAAGTCTTCCATCCGGCCTACATCGCCGAACCCAATATTCTCCTTCACGGATACTTGGTACCTTAGAAAATCCTGGAATACCGCTCCAGTACGGTCGCGAAATGCGTTAACGTCCAGCTCCATCAAGTCAACGCCGTCGTATTTTATAGAGCCCGAATATTCACGGTAAAGTCCAATCAGACAATTAACGAGCGTGCTCTTGCCCGCGCCATTCTCCCCTACAATCGCTACTGTCTGATTCGGTTTGATTCGGAACGAAATATCGTTAAGCACGGGCTTCAGGCTGGTTGGATAGGCAAAAGTCAAATGATCAACGGTAATGCCTTCCGCAATGGGGCTGTTCAGCACATGCCGTCCCTGCCCGTTCTCTTCCTCCTCCGAATCCAAAAAGTCGTAATACTCGTTCATGACGAGCGTTTCCTCGTAGATGGACGATAAGTTCTGAGCAATCATGCGCATTGAAGCTTGAGTCGTGGCCAGCACTTGCGCGATCGCGACATAAGCCCCGAGCGATAGCTGCTGTGAATAACATACCCAGACCGCATAACAGGAGAATAAAAAGGCAAGCACTCCGTTCAGACCTTCAATTCCTATTCGCATCTTTTGCGATCGAAGCTCGACCTTCTTCTGCTCGCCAGCATTTTTCCAGAAATATCCGCCCCAATAGTGTAGCAGCTTATTAGCGTGCCGATACAATCTGACCTCCTTAGCGGACTGACGGTTGGTCATCAGATCGAAGAAGTAGAACAGGCGCCGCGAGAACGGCGTCTGCACACGCATCAGCCAATACTTCCATTCACCGATTCTCATATGTACAACAAGCGTCGGAACGACAACAAGCACCATTCCCAGCGACAATACAAAG from Paenibacillus sp. FSL K6-3182 carries:
- a CDS encoding extracellular solute-binding protein is translated as MINSLSRNGVVILRKRIWNKAALMLAVFMFMQTLTACENKEAAEKPDTEGTEQSMYSDLGLTKYNPPIEISLVREIDEDFTDLIANFPGETLDNNRWSQLYEDVLGIRVKYEWTAKRDLYQQKLGSALASGNIPDIVRVNAQQLRQLANEGLMQDLTSVYEQYAAPFTKDVLNQEGTGPFEAATIDGKLMAIPETSASIEGAQYLWIRTDWLKRLDLKPPETMNDLLAISKAFTENDPDGNGENDTYGLALTQYLWDPVMGALDFMAGYGAYPNIWLEDDTGKLMNGAVQPEVKKALAVLQQMYRDGQIDPEFALKDGRKEKAMISEGKIGMMFGEQWGSFLVQASYEKDADADWQPFPIVSDSGQKPKVPLRFATTQFLAVKKGVEHPEAIVKMINLHLEKNWGVTAEYETYYSTPYPAWQLSPFTPAPLLKNYEAFLQLDEFRTTGDEAVLHDEAKAIKKNIDAYLTKNNVTGWGWERTYGPKGAFSIFREYEKNNQLLYEKFVGVPTQAIIEKQSILDDLKHKTYMNIILGRPIEEFDRFVEEWHRLGGSQMTAEVNEWYTKKDGTS
- a CDS encoding FtsX-like permease family protein, with product MALWTMILRKMVNNKWLQLNLWFGLTVCVALFCSMPLYSDAILQRTLLRELQQLQEREAVFPGYVGISTTVSSKTTDEKTRSQIAEADQFVQSIPERLGMEARAFYQQRFTSKMKIYGADASEQEKKVLNATGGFRTLTDMEHRVLLIEGRMPVDRTDGVYEALVTERFLLSTKRELGEELIAEVMTGDRARFRVIPVGLIVTDPNAEPYLPFVAEEVVDGFMIPFETFEREFVQGGKAAIAFLEWRYAMEYEQLNVEFIDQLVKADTEIRRFFQGYIGIAEVEIPATPTAASYHSTESQLTVMMLALYTPVMLMLSFYLYMVANLIINQQKTEISVLRSRGASRTQLMTAYTVEGLLLGLSALAIGPFLGVKFTQLLGASSGFLEFVQRSALEISLSSKSYKIGAVAVGAALVLILIPAFMATRVSIVSHKQKMARGAKLSFWYKSGIDIILVGLAIYLLINFNKRMDDLQRLALDANVLQVDPLLFFMPAMFALGGGLLALRVYPWFIRFLYWAGRRWWPPSLYHSLVQISRSSGQYLTIKVFLIMTVATGLFSANAARTINDNMESKIQYAIGADITVKAKWETYESDSGGQASLAPNSKQMKYIEPPIQPMRELDGVESAAKVFRKEDAFFVETKNKSSGVMTIIGIDTLDYGKTVWMKDGLLDSHINNYLNLIAPDPMAVLVSRSIAEEHGVKPGDNIRVYWQGQSQALFTVYGIIDYWPTWNPLPSERSFGDKETEKPHLIVGHLGTIQNRIGLEPYEVWYKLKAGISSSHIYDQLAEKGIPLVGVRDAKQELIQSANAPLRMAMNGVMTLGFAVAMLICFFGFLIFWVLTLSGRTLQYGVLQAMGIPFYQVFGMLVSEQALTSGAAIIIGVYIGNLTSDLYVPLFEMSFATTEQVPPFQIVRKLGDYVQLYGIVGLTIGIGLSILVYRLSRTRISQALKLGEE
- a CDS encoding ABC transporter ATP-binding protein — encoded protein: MLVWRLSAPLVLLLLVMRVVSAFIPAMQVLVVKELTDAVAGLLTRDGEMSEPVKWLAASGGLLLIGALLDAAAQYMTMLMKQKTQFKMETMLAGKSMSIPLSRFEEPQYYDQLQRAKMNVSFRGFQLIEQLFSIGQSLLTVASFFALLWHFSFVLSLGMVLVVVPTLVVHMRIGEWKYWLMRVQTPFSRRLFYFFDLMTNRQSAKEVRLYRHANKLLHYWGGYFWKNAGEQKKVELRSQKMRIGIEGLNGVLAFLFSCYAVWVCYSQQLSLGAYVAIAQVLATTQASMRMIAQNLSSIYEETLVMNEYYDFLDSEEEENGQGRHVLNSPIAEGITVDHLTFAYPTSLKPVLNDISFRIKPNQTVAIVGENGAGKSTLVNCLIGLYREYSGSIKYDGVDLMELDVNAFRDRTGAVFQDFLRYQVSVKENIGFGDVGRMEDLAAIEAAAARSGAADVVQGLPDGMDTLLGPIFDGGHELSVGQWQKLALARSFMRDSAIMVLDEPTASMDPMAEAELFKRFTELAEGRITLLISHRLGSCRMADHILVMKNGTLVEQGSHEQLLSLQGEYSRMFELQSLAYR